One genomic window of Gallaecimonas sp. GXIMD4217 includes the following:
- a CDS encoding late competence development ComFB family protein, which produces MKLDADIHNYMETLLTQVLDDYPLRVPQDEQADLCCLVLNRHPPRYVRHDVDTAFFMTEDDVLALKAQLRQSIAEVEEYLASAQARQKA; this is translated from the coding sequence ATGAAGCTGGACGCCGACATCCACAACTATATGGAAACCCTGCTGACCCAGGTGCTGGACGACTATCCGCTGCGGGTCCCCCAAGACGAGCAGGCCGACCTCTGCTGCCTGGTGCTGAACCGGCACCCACCCCGTTATGTCCGTCACGACGTCGATACCGCCTTCTTCATGACCGAAGACGATGTGCTGGCCCTCAAGGCGCAGCTACGCCAGTCCATCGCCGAGGTGGAAGAATATCTGGCCAGCGCCCAGGCCAGGCAAAAGGCCTAG